The region TGCTCAGCATGGCGGATCAGCTGATCCCTGTTGGCAGGAAAATCGATACCTTTCAGATAAGTGCTTACGTTTGTTGGGGACTGGCCCCCTGCGCCCTGGGTCATGATTGCCTCCATTATCGACCGATAAAGAAGTAGGCGGGAGCCTGCGCCCCCGCCTGACCGCATCAGCTGTTGCGGCCGCCGCTATGGCTGTTCTGGCCACCTCTGCGTCCGGCTTCGGATGCTTTTTCGCGGTCATTGGCGAAGTTGCCGCCACTGTTCTGACCCCCTTTGCTGCCCGCTTCGGAGGCGCGCTCGGGGTCGTTGGCGAAGTTACCGCTACTGTTCTGACCGCCCTTGCTGCCCGCTTCAGAAGCGCGTTGCGGATCGTTGGCGAAATTGCCGCCGCTGTTCTGGCCGCCCTTGCTACCAATGTTCTGATAGAATTCCTTGTCGTGGGTTTGTGAGGTTTTCTGGCCGCCCTTCTGACCGGCCTGGCTTGTGCTCATATTGTCTTTACTGGACATACAGCTCTCCTCTAGACAAGTGCAATATCACTTAAGTATCAAAGAGATACGGTATCAGCTCGACTGATTTGCCGAGCCTTGTACCGCCCTCACTAGGTACGAAAGGAAGCCTTCTGGAAAGTTCACGACCACTCGGCAGACTGGATGATTTTGCGGTGCGGACGACCGAACAACAGCATCTCAGCTGTGAAAGCGGTAGCAGTTGCGTCCGGCGTGTTTCGCCTGATACATCGCGCTATCGGCGCGCTGCAGCACGTCCTCAGCGGATTGTGCATTCTCGTCCAGAATGGCTACGCCGAGGCTGGCGCCAATACTGACCTCTATCCCGGGTTCGATCCCGATAGGCTGATTGACCCGCTCGAGGAAACGATCAAGGACCCGCTCGATATCCTCTCGCCGGGCAGTGCCTTCAAGCAGCACCACAAACTCGTCTCCGCCGAGCCGGCAGACATAGTCTGCCTGACGTACCAGCTCGGTCAGCAGTGACGCGACATGGTGCAGAACCTTGTCCCCAACCGCGTGCCCATAGGTATCGTTGGCCTGCTTGAATCGGTCGAGATCGAGCATGACCAGAGCACATTTATAGCCCGGATCGCTTTCGACGATGCGCATGGACTGATCGAGCCGCATCATCAGGCCACGGCGGTTGCCGATACCAGTGAGCAGATCGGTGACTGCCATGTGCTCAGCGGCGTGAGCGGCCAGCTGCCGCTCAGTCACATCATTAGCCACACCCTGCAAACGGCCTTCTTCGAAGCTGTTAAGGAGAATACTGACCCAGCGGGGATACTCACCGCTCTCCAATTTCAGTTCCATGCGACACGGCCGGCCCCGGTTCACCAATAACATCAATTCGTCTTCAACCTGCTCCCTCGCTTCACCTGCAAGATCGGCAAAGTGGATGGGCTGCTGATTGAGATCCAGCTCAGGCCGAATGTTGAACAGGCGCCTGAAGGCCGGGTTTGCAGAGAGCATGCGGCCTTCATTATTCAGCTCGAAAATGCCTGTTTCGACGTTTTCGAAGATAGCGCGGAAGCGTTTTTCATCGACTTCACGCTGCAGCCGCATGCTGCGCTCATCATGAATGGATCTGACCAGACGTTCGATCATGCCGTTAACGCTGCCGACCAGGTGGCCCAGTTCGTCGTCCTGGTTGCCGGGCGGGGTCCGGAGCTGCTCGCCGCTCTCCGGCGCCAGCGCTCTCAGTCTGCGCGAAACACTGGTGATGGGCTTGATGATCATCCGCAGAATCACCCACACGACAACCGCGCCGATTGCTATCAGCTGCAGCGACAGCACAACGCCGGTAAACAATGAAGCGCGCATGACCGAGCGGCTGATTTCCGTATCATTCGGCGTCAGCTCAACGCTGCAAACCTGCTCCTCTGGCACAAAGGGAGACATGATTGCCCGCTCTATGGATGAACGGTGGCCGGTGCCCGCCGTTCCCTGTGCCGCGAGAACGTTGCTGCCCTGCACCACAGTGACTGATCCAACGATGCGGTTACTCAACAGGCCGTTCGCCACTTCCGCAGCCAGCTCCTTGTCATCCAGAAAGCAGGCAATTTGCACCGTCCGCTCAACGGTAGTGAGCAGTTCTTCGAGACGCTCGTACTGGCGGTCGCGCTCGCGGCTTTCGCTTACCAGTATTGCGCCGGTCAGCGAGGCAATCCCCAGCACGGCTACAGCCAGTAACGTAAACCCCGCGCTACGCAGGGCAAGGCGTTTGCGGAACAGCCTCGCCAGTCTGGTCACGGAGCCTGGTTCTCGGGGAGACGCAAGATGACCCGTACATCATCGGGCACCGCTGTATGGTCGAGAAATCCGAGCGCACCCGGGTTGCGACGTACGTACTGCAGCATTTCTTCGTGGCCTTGCATCTGAACAGGTGGGGAAGCCTGCCCGGAAAAGATCAGGCGGGCCCAATAGGAATTGATTTCGGCCAGATCCTTGTTGACCAGAGCGCGATAGAACCGCTCTTTAAGCGGCGAAACGTCGACCGGCAAAGCGGCATCACCCGACGGCAACCGGCGGTAGCGCCCCATATAGATGTTGATCAGCTCATTCTGACTCACTGTTCGCAACGGGCTATCCGCGCTGACAACCACGGCGATATCGGCACGAGCCAGTCCGCTTAGCGCCAGGCAGCATATGAACGCGAGGGGAAGATTCTTCATATCAGCTCCTAGAAGATGAAGTCCAGGTTGATACTGAAGATCGTCGCATTGCCGTCCCAATCAGGTTTCATGTTGCGCGCCAGGAGCCCGCCTTGATCCACGTTCAGGTAATCCAGCTGCGTCTTGAGCGCCAGATTGTTTGCCAGATCGTATCGGGCGCCCACCGAAAATGTTTGTTGAGTCAATCCGCCTTCCCCGTCTATATCGACACCGATATCACGATATGCAAAACCGTCAGTGCGCGAACCGGACAGCACGGCATAGGGGGTTATGGAGCTGATCCGGTAACCCACAGATATGAAGGCTGCGTCGACATCGGTTTCGTCGCCGGGCCGGTCGAGGTGACTCAGCATCGCCTGAACCTGAAGCGGACCGCGATCATAGGCAACACCCAGAGAGGTTATGTAGATATTGGCCGGCGCCAGCATGGCGCGGATGTACTCTGGAAAGGCCGGATCGCAGCCAGGAATAAAGGCACAGGACTGCTCGAACTGCTCAATGCCCTGCATATACTCATCGGTGCCCTCCAGTCTGTGCTCAGTCCTCGTCATGCCCAGGCGTACCCGCCAGCGGTCCCAGTCATAATTGACATGACCGCCCAGTACCTTGCTGCCGCTGGCATCGAATACGGCTCCGTCACCAAAGGCGGAGGGTACCTTTTCATCTGCCACGCCGGCGTAGAGCTTGCTCCATAACAACCCCTGGCCTACCGGCCGGATCAAGGTGACATCGCCGCCATCGATGTATGCCAGATGCCGGTTGCCGTAGTAGTCCACCGGTGGCCGCGTCCATAGATAGGAGTAACCGACATCCCGGGAATCGGCCAGCATGTAGGTATCCAGGCCGATACGTCCCAGTCGCAACTGGACCGCCGGATCGGGCGAATAGCGCAGGAAGGCCCAGGACAGCTCTGGCTCGTATCGCCCTTGGTAGTTGTAGCGACTCAAGCCCTGAACCACAGCGGTGAGCCGGTCGTTCACCCGCCAGTCAAGTTGCAATCCGAGCCGGGTATCGACATGCGAGCTCCAGGTGCCGGCAGGGCCGTCAGGCTGGGTAATATCGCGTATATATCCGGCGCCGCTGCTGCTGTTGTGTGTCAGGCCGAGGGTGCCGAATCCCCGCAGCGTCACACTTCCATCAAACACGTCAGCGGCTGATATGCCGCCGGACGCCACCAGAGCCAGGGCGGCCAGCAAATACCTGGAGAACATCTGAATTACTCTCATGTCATGAACGTTCAGGAGTCAGGCGCCCCCTTAAGGGGCGGTTGTGGGCTTCTCTATGTATCAAAAAGGGATACAAACCGAGCTGGCCAGAATGAACAGGCCACACCTTTGAGGTTGGCACTGCGAGGTGTATTTCGATTCATACGCGCCCCGACCAAGCGGAATCATTATGCCACTACGAGGACGGATGGCGCGATAGCTGTCATCCTTGTATCGGCCTTGAGACAAATATTCTTGATACCGTTGGTCGCCTGCCGCAAGCCGACCGCCGCCGCATTCGCTCTGTCAGGCAAGGCGTGTGGGTCAGCTATTGCCAATCAGCTATTTCAGAAAGCCTTTTAGCGACGAATTGGAATTAGCTTTTCCTTTAAAAACAGGAACTTCAATCAAAGCGGGGGTCGAATTCTGCAAGAACGATCGATAACCGAGCGTTCGTGTATGTCCCTGACAATTCAAGTGAGGAGATTGACACATGACTACCAACAAGAACCCAGGCAACTTTGCAAACGATCGAGAGAAAGCGTCGGAAGCAGGGAAAAAAGGCGGCCACAACAGCGGTGGCAATTTTGCGAATGATCGCGAGAAGGCTTCAGAAGCTGGCAAGAAAGGCGGTCAGAACAGCCATGGTGGCGGCCGCAGCTAACGCAACCATAAACGGAGGCCTCGGCCTCCGTTTTTCAAGCCTGAGTGTATTCCCCTTCCTGTTTTCCTCCCGGACCTCGTTCTGCAGACTCGAATAAGAATGTCTCGATCTTGCGACAGTTCTTAAGCAGGCTAGGCTCATCATGCTAAATGCACGGCCGCCCCGGCATGATCGTGCAAAATGCAATGTCAGTGCTTCGGCGCATACTTGCTATGCCCTTGAAAACAATACAAAAACCCCTTCTCCAAAGTTGGTATGCGGATTGCTATAGATACGGGCGCATAACATTAACAATCCGACCAAAGGAGTTTCGAAAATGGAATATCGCCCGGCTTCGCTTGTCTCACCAGCAATTGCTCTTGTGCTTGGAGCCGCGTTGATGGTTATTTTTCAGAACTATGCCAGCCAGACTGAAGCAGCGGCCCCGAGCTACCACGGCGGTGATGTCAGCGGCTTTGAATGGCAGACCCAGACGTCGGTGGAAGCAGCCACACCCGCATTGCGCATGACCGACAACCCATTGGTACAGACTGCGCCCCGCCAACAACGGTGGGTTTTCTAGATCGGCAGTCGGTGGCAAGTGACCACCAGGATAGGAAGTCACGTTCGCAGCACTCGTAAGGAGGTTAGAAAAATGAAAATCATCTCGGTAATCCTCACGTACAACCGGAAAGACCTTCTTAGCCAGTGCCTTGAGGCCGTCAGCCGCCAGTCCCGGCCCTGTGACGAAATCATCGTTGTCGACAATGCGAGCACCGACGACACCGAGCAAATGCTCCGCCAACAGTCCCTGCGCAACCTGACCGTCCACCGACTCTCCGAGAACATTGGCGCTTCGGGAGGCTTCAACGCCGGGTTTCGTCTCGCCTACCAGAGCGGCGCCGATCAGGTATGGATGATGGATGATGACGTCATTCCCGCTGACGATGCCCTTGAAAAGCTGCTCAACGCGGATGAATTGCTGGCTGAAAAGGCCATTGAACCCGCCTTTCTGCTGTCCACCGCCTACACCGAGCACGGTCTGGTCACCAACGCCCCGAGTATCGATCAGCGACCCAACCGCATCGCCTATGAGAACTGGCCTTTGACGCTTGAGCACGGCATTGCGCCTGTGCGCCGGGCCACCTTTGTTTCCATCCTGGTTCCACGACGCACGCTGGCCACCTACGGTCTGCCGATCGCGTCGATGTTCATCTGGGGCGAAGATACCGAATACACCCTGCGGGTTACCGAGGATGCTCCCGGGTTCGTTGTTGGAAACAGCAAGGTGGTACACCTGCGGCAGGAAAACGGGGCAATCGATATCATGGCCGAGCGCAACCCCAACCGGGTCAAATACCACCGTCACTATGTGCGCAACGAAGTGTTCGTGGCGCGCAAATACTACCGTCCCCGCCGGGTGGTGGTGTCGGTCCTTCATCAGTGCAAGATCGCGATGAAACTCTTCGGCCGCGGCGACTTCAATAAAGCCGGCATCGTGCTCAGGGGCTTGCTTGAAAGCGGACCCTTCAATCCCTCCACCGAATCGGTGGATGCGCCAATCGCCAATCTGGGCGTTACCGTCGATAGTTACACCCCCGGTAGAAGCAGCATTGCCGGCTGGGAGCCACCGGAGCACGTGACCCTGGTTGATCTCTGCGACTATCATTTTTCCCGGCAGACCATGGGGTCAGTCAATCTCAGCTGATCTGCCAGACCGCACCGCCGGTCATCACTCTGTCATATCGCATTCCTAGACTCCCCGCCTGAGGGATGACGGCATAGTGCCGCTATCCCGACTGCGTTCATCGGCGGCCAGAGGACAGGATGACGATCAAGCGAAAAACGATGATGCTGGTATGCCTAGGGATGATTGGCATCTGCCTGCTATACGCGTGCGGGCTGTATATCAAACACCGCGAGCAGGGCTTTCAGCGCCTCGAACAGCACCTCAACAGAACAGCCTTCAATATGGCCAGCCTGGAAGCCGATCTCGCGGCTTTCGCCAGGGACCCTTCCACCACTCTTGCCGAGCGGATTGAACAATCCCTGGATGAGTTCGAGGCCGGCTGGCCCGCTCTGCAAAACCTTCAGTACGATGTGGGACTGATCGAAGCGGGCGCGGAAATAGACCGTTTGATCGAGTCTCAGGCGGCAATCAGTCGGCACTTCAGTAGCATGCGCGGCCACTGGGAGCGGATCGGCTTTCAGCCAGGGCAAGGCCTGCTTGGCCAACTGGACCACGTTGCCGGACAGATCACCGTGGTCACGGAGGAGGAATTCGATGGGGAACTGATCAGCAAAAGCGAGTTGTTGACCGCCCCCGTGTTGCGCTTTCGTCTCGATGGAGACCTGGCCCAGTCGTCACGCTTCCTGAAAACCCACAGGCAGATCGAGCGCTACCTGACACGGCACTTCGAGGCTGACGATCCGGCCAACCTGCCGCTGCTGCACGCGCTGTTCGATCAGTACAAAGACCACTTCATGAGTCTGGTGCTGGTTACCGAGCAACTCGGAATCGATGACTCCAAAGGTGTGCGGGCCGCACTGAATACATCCCTCGACCTGTTTCGCGAAGAGGTCGATCTGCTTCTCCAGGCCAACCAGCTCGCGGTGCAGCAGCGTGAAGCCCGTTTTCAGATGCTGGAGCTGGGCTTGACCGCAGCGATAATCCTGGCTTTTCTCGCGGTAGCCTGGGCCCTGATGCGCGGCATCATGCGTCCCATCGAAGCGCTGAACCGCACGCTGCAACACGTACGTGACACCCGGGATATGTCCGCTCGCTTCAGGCAAACCGGGAAGGATGAGATCAATCAGGTCGGGTGTGTATTCAATGACATGCTGGAAAGCTTTCAGCAGCTCAATCTGCAGATCCGTCAAAGCAGTGAGCTGGTCGCCAGTGCCTCCGCTCAACTGTCGGTCAACAGCCGCGAAGCGGCCGGCTCGCTAAACCAGCAACAAGCGCACGTCGAGCAATTCGCCAGCGCCATCGACGAAATGGAATACTCGATGCAGGATGTCAGCCGAAACTGCAGCCACGGCGAGCGCATCGCCGCCGCGGCGCACCAGCAGGTTGAACAGGGCGCCCGCCTGGTCGAGACCAATATCGCCTCCCTGCATGTGCTGGCCAGCACTGCTCGTGATACCTCAGCCGCGGTACAGCAGCTCGAGCAGGACAGCGCGCGCATCACCACCATCCTCGACGTACTCGGCGCGATTGCCGAACAGACCAATCTGCTTGCACTGAACGCCTCCATCGAGGCAGCCCGCGCTGGCGAAAACGGCCGTGGCTTTGCGGTGGTCGCCGATGAGGTTCGCAACCTCGCCCTGCGCTCGCAACAGTCGGCCCGAGAGATCGCCGGCCAGGTGAGTGATCTGCAACTCACCGCTCGGCAGGCCGCGTCGATGATGACCAGGAGTCTGGAGGAAAGCGAAACCGCAGTGATTCACGCTGGCGGTATCCTCGATGCGTTTCAGGCGATTACCGCCGGCATGCATGAGCTGAGCGGTAAGACAGGCGAGATAGCCACGGCAATCGAGCAGCAAACCACCGCAGTCGCAGACATCAATCTGCGCATTGGCAGTTTCAGTCAGCTCCTGGGAACCAATGCCGAGCAGGTGACCCAGAACGCCAGTGCCAGCGAGTCGATAACCGGGCAAGCCCAGGTCATGGAGCAGGCGCTGGCCCGGTTCGGGCAACCCGCCTGAAGGGTCGCATCCGAACAATGAGTTGAAGAATGAACGTATGCGGACTAGGCTCTACATGCATGAACGTCTGAGCAGAAAGGTCGAGAACGGGAGCCAATAATGACCACAACCGCAAGCCTGCAACCCACCGCCGCTCTGGCCGACAGTGCCGATGCGGGCCGGGTGGCACTGACATTCTTCTTCAACCTCACCGCGAAGTGGTGCTGTTCGGCTGAACAGCAACGCATCCTGCTCGGCGATATCGGCCGTACCACCTATCACAAGTACAAGAAACTGCCTGCAGTGCGCCTGCCCCGCGACACCATGGAACGCGTGTCGTATCTAATGGGCATCCACAAGGCGCTGCGGATTCTGTTCAGCAACCAGGAGCAGGCGGTCTATGACTGGGTGCGCAAGCCCAACAGCGCTGCGCCTTTCAACGGACGCAGCGCGCTGGACTACATGCTGGCCGGTCGGGTAATCGATCTGGCCGATGTGCGACGTTATCTTGATCACGCTCGCGGCTGAAGCCCGCCATGGTTGAGCAAATGCCCGTCATCCGGCCAGACCGGAAGATTTGGCGTAACGCCTATCGGATCATTAATAGCGCCTTCCCACCGCTGTCCGTGTTCGAGGATGTACTGGACCCCGCCGATCTGGAAACGGCCTATGCCATTGAAGCCATGACCAATGATCGCCTGCGCGAGGAGGCCGGGGAGCTATGGCGAGTACCCCAGGCGGAGCGTGTGAGCGGACCCGGCTCAACACCGGTGATGGCCGCCTTCACTCACATCGGCATGCCTACCCGCTTCAGCGACGGCACCTATGGGGTTTACTACTGCGCCAGCAGTCTCCAGGCGGCCATCGCCGAAACCAGCTACCACCGCGCCGAATTCCTCGCAGCCACCCGGGAAGACAGCCTGGAGCTGACCATGCGGGTCTATATCAATCGCATTGTCAAACCGTTACACGATATACGCGCCGGGTTCGACGCGTTGCATGATCCGGATACCCGCACCTATCCGCAGGCACAGGCCTTCGGGCGCGAGGTACGCGCAGGCGGCAGCTGGGGTCTGCTGTATCGCAGCGTCCGTGCACCCGGTCATGAGTGCGCCGCGATATTCCGTCCCAGGGCAGCCAGCCTGCCGCTACAGGGTCCGCATTTGCGCTACGTCTGGGATGGCAAGGCGCAGGCCTTTACCCATGTGCTGGAGATCAGCGAGCTATGAAACCGCACGACGTGAACTCAACAGTTCACGAACCGAGCTGGCAGATCTTTCTCATATTCTTGCGCCTGGGCCTGACGTCTTTCGGTGGCCCGGTGGCGCATCTGGGCTATTTCCGTGAAGAGTTCGTTATCCGACGTCGCTGGCTCAGCGAGAAGCGTTACGCCGACCTGGTTGCGCTGTGTCAGTTTCTGCCGGGGCCGGCCAGCAGCCAGGTAGGCATGGCGCTGGGCCTGACGCGCGGCGGGTATCCCGGCGTGTTCGCAGCCTGGTGCGGTTTCACATTGCCTTCCGCGCTGCTTCTGATTGCCTTTGCGCTGGGGCTCAGTGAGTGGGGTGAGGCTCTGCCTGACGGCCTGCTGGACGGGCTGAAGATAGCCGCCGTAGCAGTGGTCGCGCAGGCAGTCTGGAGCATGGGAGGTAACCTGTGTCCGGATGCGCAACGGGTCAGTATCATGGTCGTCGCGGCCTGCCTGGTGCTGCTAGTGAACACCCCTCTCAGCCAGGTAGGCGTGATCATCACGGCGGCAATTATCGGCACGCTGCTGTTCAAGCCGGCAATGGATGCGCCGCACGAGGCCTTACCGTTCACGTTGAGCCGGCGCGCAGGTGCTTTCTGGCTCGCGCTTTTTGCGCTGCTTTTGCTCGGGCTGCCTGTGCTTGCAGGCGTGTTTGAATCGCAAGGCCTGGCTCTTGTGGATGCCTTCTATCGCAGCGGATCGCTGGTTTTTGGCGGCGGCCATGTTGTCCTGCCCCTGCTGCAGGCTGAGGTCGTGCCGACCGGCTGGGTCGACCGTGAGACCTTTCTCGCCGGGTATGGCGCTGCGCAGGCCGTTCCTGGCCCCCTGTTTACATTTGCCGGCTTTCTCGGCGCCGCGATGAACCCTGCGCCCAGCGGCTGGGCGGGCGGCATGATCGCCCTGCTCGCGATCTTTCTGCCGTCTTTCCTGTTAATCGCTGGTGCGCTGCCATTCTGGGAAGCGCTGCGCAGCCAACCGCGCATACAGTCCGCGCTGATGGGCATAAACGCCGCCGTCGTCGGGTTGTTACTGGCGGCGCTGTACGATCCGGTATGGACCAGCGCTATCCACGGACCGGCGGATTTTGCGCTGGCACTGCTGGCGCTGACGGCGCTAAGCAGCTGGAAACTACCCGCATGGCTGGTCGTCCTCGGCTGCGGCGGGATCGGCATAATGCTCTGACCGCTTCGCCTTGGCCGAACCCGCCCTGCGCGCTCATCGGCCCGATCTGTTACTGATCGGGTTTAGCCCGTACAATGCGCGGTCCGCTTTTCCGGTGCTCCCCTCTGTACGCCGGCCGGCACCGACTCTTCTCTCTTCCCGCAGGGCTTCATCTTGATTTCTACCGCGAATATCACCATGCAATTCGGGGCAAAACCCCTTTTCGAGAACGTTTCCGTCAAATTCACCGGTGGCAATCGCTACGGTCTGATTGGCGCCAACGGCAGCGGCAAGTCGACGTTCATGAAAATTCTCGGCGGGGAGCTCGAACCTTCTGGCGGCCAGGTTATGCTCGAGCCAAACGTGCGCCTGGGCAAGCTGCGTCAGGATCAGTTCGCCTATGAAGAGTTCAGCGTGCTCAATACGGTGATCATGGGGCATGAAGAGCTGTGGAAAGTGCACGCCGAGCGGGACCGCATCTATTCACTCCCGGAAATGAGCGAAGAGGACGGCATGAAGGTCGCCGAACTGGAGACGGAGTTTGCCGAGATGGATGGCTACACCGCCGAGTCCCGCGCTGGCGAGCTGCTGCTCGGTCTGGGCATCCCGCTGGATCAGCATAACGGCCCGATGAGCGAGATCGCGCCCGGCTGGAAGCTCCGCGTCCTGCTGGCGCAGGCGCTGTTTTCCGACCCGGAAGTCCTGTTGCTCGACGAGCCGACCAACCACCTGGATATCAATACCATCCGCTGGCTGGAAGGCGTGCTGACCTCGCGCAACAGCACCATGATCATTATCTCCCACGACCGCCACTTCCTGAACAGTGTATGCACGCATATGGCTGATCTGGATTTCTGCGAGCTGCGCCTGTTCCCGGGCAACTACGATGAATACATGACTGCCGCGACGCAGGCCCGTGAGCGTCTGCTATCGGACAACGCCAAGAAGAAGGCGCAGATCGCTGAACTGCAGACCTTTGTCAGCCGCTTCTCCGCCAACGCCTCAAAGGCCAAGCAGGCCACCAGCCGCGCCAAGCAGATCGACAAGATCCAGCTGGACGAGGTCAAGCCGTCCAGCCGCGTCAGCCCGTTCATCCGCTTCGAGCAGCACAAGAAGCTGCACCGTCAGGCAGTCATTCTGGATCGGGTCAGCCAGGGTTACGACGGCGTGCCCCTGTTCAAGAACCTCAGCCTGCAGATCGAGGCCGGTGAGCGGGTTGCCATCATCGGACCCAACGGTATCGGTAAAACCACCCTGTTGCGCACCCTGGTGGGCGAAGCGCCGCCGATGGCCGGCACCGTGAAGTGGGCAGAAAGCGCTGACGTCGGTTACTTCGCGCAGGAACACGGCGATGACTTCAAGGACGACTACAACCTGTTCGACTGGATGTCCCAGTGGACCCAGGGCGGCGAACAACTGGTCCGCGGCACGCTCGGTCGAATGCTGTTCTCCAATGACGATATTGCCAAGTCGGTGAAGGTTATCTCCGGCGGTGAGCAGGGCCGCATGCTGTTCGGCAAGTTGATTCTGCAAAAGGCCAACGTGATGGTCATGGACGAGCCGACCAACCACCTGGACATGGAATCCATCGAAGCGCTCAACCTGGCGCTGGATAACTACCCCGGCACATTGATCTTCGTCAGCCACGACCGCGAATTCGTCTCCAGTCTGGCTACCCGCATTATCGAGCTGTCCGCCGACGGCGTGACCGACTTCAGCGGCACCTACGAGGATTACCTGCGCGAAATCGGCGTCGCCTCCTGACCCTCAGTTGAACAACGGGCGCAGCCACTCTCCCAGCGCGCGCCCGTCCAGTACCAACCAGTCAAACCAGAACAGTTGATGAAGCAGGACGATCAACCAGAACATCAGCTGATAGGACAGCTTGCGCGTCTTGTGGCGTAACAACTGCTGCGCCATCAGCGCACCGGGCCAGCCGCCCACGCCTTCCGACAGATGTAGCCACTTTTCCGGAATCCTCTGGCGCGACGCGATGGCGCTGCGCTTGTCTGATCGGTACATCAGATAGCTGATCAGACTTGCGGCGGCATACACCACCAATGGCCAGAACACGCCGCCCGAAGCCAGGTGCAGCGCCCCCGTCAGCGGCAGCGCGCATAACACTCCGAACACCACTGTCTTCAACAACCTGTGCTGCATGCCCGGGTTGCCCTGCCTCCGTCGCCCGGCGCTCGCCACCTGCGCTCTCGCGCCCGGCTTGCGCTGTCTCTCTGCTGTACGGGCCATTCCTTCCTCTTGTTCTGGTCAGCGAATTCGCGCTGATTTTGCGTTACCCTGCGAGGCATTAACAGTACACCGCCCGGCAGGACGCCAGGCTGGCACCTTCGAATGAATCGAAGGTCAATATCATTCAGACAAGCGAGATGACGGGGGAGACATGAGTAACAGTCAGCGCGAACAGGGACAGATCGAGCGGCAACTCGTCGCATCACTCACCCGTGCCTGCGAGACCGCAAAAAGCGAAATAATCGGCTTCCAGTGGCTTACCCACGAAGCCGAGCGTCATGCGTTTCCAGCCAGCCTGCAGATCATCTGGGTGTTCGACACGCGCGAGAACCTCACCCGGGCGCTCGAGACAGGTCTGGGCAAACGCATGTACCAACTTAGCGCAGAGGCGCTGAAAGAGGCCGGGGTCGCACTCGACACCGTCGAAGCCCACGTCCGCTTTGATACAGAAGAAGAATGCGCCCGCGTGCATGGCGGTGACTGGCAGTCGCGGCTGGCATCGCTGCGATCCGCCAGCCGCTGAGCCGTTGCGAGAGGAACTTAAGCCGGCAATGCATTTCAGATATGAGCCTCAAGCCACCTGAACAAGGCCAATTATCATGAGCGAATCAGTACTCACAACCGAACAATTGCTAGCCCAGCCCGAAGACGATTACATGAACGAGGGCCAGCTGGCGTTCTTCCAGAAGCTGCTGCAGGAGCAGCGTGCCGAGTTGCAGGTGCGAATCGACGCCGAGTTCCAGGCGCTACGCGAGTACGAACCCGGCAGCGACATTGCTGACACCGGCAGTGCCGAAGAACAGCGTCAGTGGCAGCTGCGCCTGCTGGAACGAGAGAAAAAGCTGCTCGACAAGATTGACCAGGCCCTCGACCGTATTGCCGACGGCAGTTACGGCTGGTGTGCCGAGACCGGCGAGCCTATCGGCCT is a window of Pseudomonas sp. gcc21 DNA encoding:
- a CDS encoding MbcA/ParS/Xre antitoxin family protein yields the protein MTTTASLQPTAALADSADAGRVALTFFFNLTAKWCCSAEQQRILLGDIGRTTYHKYKKLPAVRLPRDTMERVSYLMGIHKALRILFSNQEQAVYDWVRKPNSAAPFNGRSALDYMLAGRVIDLADVRRYLDHARG
- a CDS encoding RES family NAD+ phosphorylase, which produces MPVIRPDRKIWRNAYRIINSAFPPLSVFEDVLDPADLETAYAIEAMTNDRLREEAGELWRVPQAERVSGPGSTPVMAAFTHIGMPTRFSDGTYGVYYCASSLQAAIAETSYHRAEFLAATREDSLELTMRVYINRIVKPLHDIRAGFDALHDPDTRTYPQAQAFGREVRAGGSWGLLYRSVRAPGHECAAIFRPRAASLPLQGPHLRYVWDGKAQAFTHVLEISEL
- the chrA gene encoding chromate efflux transporter encodes the protein MKPHDVNSTVHEPSWQIFLIFLRLGLTSFGGPVAHLGYFREEFVIRRRWLSEKRYADLVALCQFLPGPASSQVGMALGLTRGGYPGVFAAWCGFTLPSALLLIAFALGLSEWGEALPDGLLDGLKIAAVAVVAQAVWSMGGNLCPDAQRVSIMVVAACLVLLVNTPLSQVGVIITAAIIGTLLFKPAMDAPHEALPFTLSRRAGAFWLALFALLLLGLPVLAGVFESQGLALVDAFYRSGSLVFGGGHVVLPLLQAEVVPTGWVDRETFLAGYGAAQAVPGPLFTFAGFLGAAMNPAPSGWAGGMIALLAIFLPSFLLIAGALPFWEALRSQPRIQSALMGINAAVVGLLLAALYDPVWTSAIHGPADFALALLALTALSSWKLPAWLVVLGCGGIGIML
- a CDS encoding ABC-F family ATPase, with the translated sequence MISTANITMQFGAKPLFENVSVKFTGGNRYGLIGANGSGKSTFMKILGGELEPSGGQVMLEPNVRLGKLRQDQFAYEEFSVLNTVIMGHEELWKVHAERDRIYSLPEMSEEDGMKVAELETEFAEMDGYTAESRAGELLLGLGIPLDQHNGPMSEIAPGWKLRVLLAQALFSDPEVLLLDEPTNHLDINTIRWLEGVLTSRNSTMIIISHDRHFLNSVCTHMADLDFCELRLFPGNYDEYMTAATQARERLLSDNAKKKAQIAELQTFVSRFSANASKAKQATSRAKQIDKIQLDEVKPSSRVSPFIRFEQHKKLHRQAVILDRVSQGYDGVPLFKNLSLQIEAGERVAIIGPNGIGKTTLLRTLVGEAPPMAGTVKWAESADVGYFAQEHGDDFKDDYNLFDWMSQWTQGGEQLVRGTLGRMLFSNDDIAKSVKVISGGEQGRMLFGKLILQKANVMVMDEPTNHLDMESIEALNLALDNYPGTLIFVSHDREFVSSLATRIIELSADGVTDFSGTYEDYLREIGVAS
- a CDS encoding DUF1294 domain-containing protein, giving the protein MQHRLLKTVVFGVLCALPLTGALHLASGGVFWPLVVYAAASLISYLMYRSDKRSAIASRQRIPEKWLHLSEGVGGWPGALMAQQLLRHKTRKLSYQLMFWLIVLLHQLFWFDWLVLDGRALGEWLRPLFN
- the dksA gene encoding RNA polymerase-binding protein DksA produces the protein MSESVLTTEQLLAQPEDDYMNEGQLAFFQKLLQEQRAELQVRIDAEFQALREYEPGSDIADTGSAEEQRQWQLRLLEREKKLLDKIDQALDRIADGSYGWCAETGEPIGLKRLLLRPTATLSIEAKEREEEMERHLREA